The DNA region CACCTCCTGTTTTAAGGCCGCGTTCAAAACTCCGTGTTTTGCCACGGTGAAGATGAAGCCCACCAAGCCGCCGAAGGCCACCTTTTCCACAAAGCCGTTTTTGAGTAGCTGTTCCACGGCTTTTATAGTATCTGGGATCTTGGCCCCCCCTGCCAAGAGGACTACTCCTTTTCCACGCTTCTCGAACACCACGCTCAGCGCTCTCAGCTCCTTCTCGAAGACGGGGCCCATACAGGAGGGCATCACCATGGGGAACCCCACGACGCTGGGCTGGGATCTGTGAGCCACGGCAAATCCGTCGAAGACGTAGTAGTCCGCCAGCGGCGCCAGCTTCTTCACCAACATGGTCTCTGCCTGGGCCTCTGGGATCTTTTCGATGACCTCCTCCGACAACATCCTCACGTTTTCTAGCAGTAAGATCTCGCCGTCTTTCAGCTCCTTAATCTGTCTCCGTGCCTCAGGCCCTATGATGTCGTCGACGAATTTTATGGGCCTCTCTAAGTACTTCTCAATGTAGGGCTTGTGCACCTCTAAAGATGTGAAGTCGTCTTGCCCCGGCCTGCCCTGGTGTGCCAGCACCACGGTCCTCGCCCCGGCGTCTGAGGCAAGCCTAAGCGTGTATGAATGGGCGCGTATTCTGTAATCGTCAATAATTTTACCGTTTATAATTGGCGAGTTTATGTCTATTCTTATAATTAATTTTTTTCCTTTTTCTAAGCATTTATTTATATTTGGCAACTGGTTAAGAACTTCATTAAGTAACATGTTGGACATTGTTACTGGGGTTAATAAGTATTACTGATTCTACTCACTATATATCAATATATATACTATATTGAAGCGGTTATAAACTGTTATTAACACATCTCTCAACTACACTATGCGCCTTGACAAATACAAAACTGCCTTGAAAAAGGTGGCCGAAAGTCTT from Pyrobaculum arsenaticum DSM 13514 includes:
- a CDS encoding phosphoglycerate kinase encodes the protein MLLNEVLNQLPNINKCLEKGKKLIIRIDINSPIINGKIIDDYRIRAHSYTLRLASDAGARTVVLAHQGRPGQDDFTSLEVHKPYIEKYLERPIKFVDDIIGPEARRQIKELKDGEILLLENVRMLSEEVIEKIPEAQAETMLVKKLAPLADYYVFDGFAVAHRSQPSVVGFPMVMPSCMGPVFEKELRALSVVFEKRGKGVVLLAGGAKIPDTIKAVEQLLKNGFVEKVAFGGLVGFIFTVAKHGVLNAALKQEVEKGGYLPYVERARQLLSKYGEKIEVPVDFAVSQNGRIDVDAFSLAQQPLDIGKSTTIRYKEVIDQAEVVIFSGPMGYVEDERFATGTLELLRAAAKKKLILGGGHTILAAEKAGVIDKAFHVSTGGRAFISTIGGEEMPAVKALLTSAAKFRL